A region from the Aegilops tauschii subsp. strangulata cultivar AL8/78 chromosome 5, Aet v6.0, whole genome shotgun sequence genome encodes:
- the LOC120965435 gene encoding uncharacterized protein → MALEIASAQTADQIRQRSWGSAVLAATYRGMCNGCQLTSRKPALLGCPLFLQLWSWERFSIGRPDVRVHEPIDAMFDVEGIDMPTFGLCWTRRKRRFASDQTRKAYTALNEQFDAYTGVIWQPYTAAAIQARYPAGMSVLCTRDRDYWMTKSKIIFDVFVEEMAQQRVMRQFGLLQLELPPPIENPVPAHIHRTTRKGMNRTTAEWLVRLEPYVIEWETANTNLWHENHNFDLDEFNLYLRRYMTGTRLRIVEYSHPEELPDPTPSDMYPSYDTSGSRQYTATLTRELYDDVTTFGRSLSSGPLLQHRPVVQPFLERIQNKIRTVYEAITCTRRTDVVQHEQEQPRHSMQRHQPRPRLAQQPTTRPPRPDQPGSSTWHPQHYGPTSSFVFSPQPQQHGPSSSFVFSPQLQQHGPSSFVFQPEQTSHPAGMCLHIYCFQY, encoded by the exons ATGGCACTCGAGATAGCGAGCGCTCAGACGGCGGATCAGATCAGACagaggagttggggttcggcggtgttagcggctacataccgaGGTATGTGCAACGGTTGCCAGCTTACATCGAGAAAGCCAGCCCTTCTTGGATGCCCTCTATTCCTACAGCTGTGGTCGTGGGAGAGGTTCTCTATAGGGCGACCAGATGTACGGGTTCATGAGCCTATAGACGCCATGTTTGATGTTGAGGGCATCGACATGCCTACTTTCGGTCTGTGTTGGACTCGTCGCAAG AGACGCTTTGCTAGTGATCAGACCAGGAAGGCGTACACAGCATTGAACGAGCAGTTCGATGCGTACACCGGGGTAATCTGGCAGCCCTACACGGCAGCAGCCATACAAGCGAGATACCCTGCTGGTATGTCTGTGCTATGCACAAGGGACCGAGATTACTGGATGACAAAATCGAAGATCATCTTCGATGTCTTCGTCGAGGAGATGGCACAACAGAGGGTTATGAGGCAATTTGGTCTTCTGCAGTTGGAGCTACCTCCCCCTATAGAGAACCCGGTGCCAGCACACATCCACAG GACGACAAGGAAGGGCATGAACAGGACAACTGCTGAATGGCTAGTTAGACTAGAGCCGTATGTTATAGAATGGGAGACAGCAAACACAAATCTATGGCACGAGAATCACAATTTCGATCTCGATGAATTCAATCTCTATTTGCGGCGCTACATGACCGGAACACGGTTACGCATTGTTGAGTACTCCCACCCAGAGGAGTTACCGGATCCTACTCCGTCGGATATGTACCCGAGCTATGATACTTCGGGCTCTAGGCAGTACACG GCTACCTTGACACGCGAACTGTACGACGACGTGACCACCTTTGGACGATCACTATCGTCTGGACCTCTTCTTCAACATCGTCCAGTGGTACAGCCCTTCTTGGAAAGAATTCAGAATAAGATACGGACTGTGTACGAGGCTATCACGTGCACCCGGAGAACCGATGTTGTTCAgcacgagcaggagcagccgcgtcACTCCATGCAACGACATCAACCACGTCCACGCCTAGCACAGCAGCCGACAACCAGGCCACCCCGTCCTGACCAACCTGGCAGTTCTACGTGGCACCCGCAGCACTATGGTCCCACGTCGAGCTTCGTATTTTCTCCACAACCACAGCAACACGGTCcctcgtcgagcttcgtgttttctccacagcTACAGCAGCACGGTCCCTCCAGTTTCGTGTTTCAGCCAGAGCAGACGTCACACCCAGCAGGTAtgtgtcttcatatttattgttttcAATATTAA